One Rhodanobacteraceae bacterium DNA segment encodes these proteins:
- a CDS encoding cell wall hydrolase, with amino-acid sequence MKLAWILWLSSFSPTPMADSMCLATTIYLEARNQSVEGQLAVAEVALRRRDSGRYGNQLCEVLTQPKQFALTLVSPDKEITDWKAFGRSWKVTMEALRNWQLPEPQRRLIVPGADHFLAYERVSTHWSSGEPLHIIGDHGFYRVN; translated from the coding sequence ATGAAGTTGGCCTGGATACTCTGGCTAAGCTCGTTTTCACCCACCCCGATGGCGGACTCGATGTGTCTCGCCACCACGATCTACCTCGAAGCCCGCAATCAGTCGGTAGAAGGGCAACTGGCAGTTGCCGAAGTGGCACTGCGGCGTCGCGACAGCGGCCGTTATGGCAATCAGCTCTGCGAGGTGTTGACCCAGCCCAAGCAATTCGCGCTGACACTGGTGTCACCCGACAAGGAGATCACCGACTGGAAGGCCTTTGGCCGATCCTGGAAGGTCACCATGGAAGCCTTGCGCAACTGGCAACTGCCGGAGCCGCAACGGCGACTGATCGTCCCCGGCGCAGACCATTTTCTCGCCTATGAGCGGGTCAGCACTCACTGGTCCAGCGGCGAACCCCTGCACATCATCGGTGACCACGGCTTCTACCGGGTGAACTGA
- a CDS encoding substrate-binding domain-containing protein — protein MALVRPRFSSLACWMLLGALSSMAQAEDISLRLHGSNTIGARLGPDLLMAYARSKGFVGVKQSETSPQEFLIEGRRADGSKFHGIVKAHGTNTGYADLKSGAADLWMASREAKAEEVRDARAIGNLHSADQEHVIALDGLAIVVHPDNPVSELSADQIRDAFAGRISNWSGLGGAPGPIRLYARDENSGTFDSFKTMVMSDGAQLSSQSRRFESSAELDRAVAADRQALGFVGFSHIAQGKAVAVRAAGTTALKADALSIATEDYLLARRLYLYSAREASATTREFLDFVQGSAGQKVTAAAGFVAQDIFVAEVDPLPGNPDGYYDVIADAERLSLNFRFRPQSATLDSRALRDIERVSDFMNQPANRGKQLRLAAFGVSSERSPMMTLFAVNDRVDYISQILASRGVRTEMSRGFVDGAAVAPIDRAETRARNERVEVWLAEPRSPQG, from the coding sequence ATGGCCTTGGTCAGACCCCGTTTCTCGTCGCTGGCATGCTGGATGTTGCTGGGCGCCCTCAGTTCGATGGCCCAGGCCGAGGACATCAGCCTGCGACTGCACGGCTCCAACACCATCGGCGCACGACTGGGGCCCGACCTGCTGATGGCGTATGCGCGTTCCAAGGGCTTCGTCGGCGTGAAACAGTCGGAGACGTCTCCGCAGGAATTCCTGATCGAGGGCCGACGCGCCGATGGCAGCAAGTTCCACGGCATCGTCAAGGCGCATGGTACCAATACGGGCTATGCCGACCTGAAATCGGGTGCCGCCGATCTGTGGATGGCATCGCGTGAAGCCAAGGCCGAGGAGGTCCGGGATGCCCGCGCCATCGGCAATCTGCACTCCGCCGACCAGGAGCATGTGATCGCGCTGGATGGCCTGGCGATCGTCGTGCACCCGGACAATCCGGTCAGCGAGCTCAGTGCCGATCAGATTCGCGATGCCTTTGCCGGCCGGATCAGCAACTGGTCGGGTCTCGGCGGAGCCCCGGGCCCGATCAGACTCTACGCGCGCGACGAGAACTCCGGTACCTTCGACAGTTTCAAGACCATGGTGATGAGCGACGGCGCCCAGCTCAGCAGCCAGAGCCGCCGCTTCGAATCCTCGGCGGAACTGGATCGGGCGGTGGCGGCGGATCGCCAGGCGCTGGGTTTCGTCGGCTTCTCGCATATCGCACAAGGCAAGGCGGTGGCCGTCAGGGCAGCGGGCACCACGGCCTTGAAGGCTGACGCGCTCTCGATTGCCACGGAAGATTATCTGTTGGCCAGACGGCTCTATCTGTACTCAGCCAGAGAAGCGTCAGCAACGACCCGGGAGTTCCTCGACTTCGTTCAGGGCAGTGCCGGACAGAAGGTCACGGCCGCGGCGGGCTTCGTAGCCCAGGACATCTTCGTGGCCGAGGTCGATCCGCTGCCGGGCAATCCCGACGGCTACTACGACGTTATCGCCGACGCCGAGCGGCTCTCGCTGAATTTTCGCTTTCGCCCGCAGAGCGCCACGCTCGACAGCCGCGCGCTGCGCGATATCGAGCGTGTCAGTGATTTCATGAACCAGCCGGCAAATCGCGGCAAACAACTGCGGCTTGCGGCCTTCGGCGTCTCCAGCGAGCGCTCGCCGATGATGACCCTGTTTGCGGTCAATGACCGGGTCGATTACATCTCCCAGATACTGGCGTCCCGTGGTGTGCGGACCGAGATGAGTCGCGGATTTGTCGACGGCGCTGCGGTGGCCCCGATTGACCGAGCCGAAACCCGCGCCCGGAACGAGCGCGTCGAGGTGTGGTTGGCGGAACCGCGTTCGCCTCAGGGCTAG
- a CDS encoding glycosyl hydrolase — protein MLRCAVFVLLASLSSSILAAEAPDSLAGLEYRQVGPNAGGRLTQVSGVIGDPLTWYLAAAQGGVWKSVDGGVAWAPIFDKVPSNSVGSLAVAPSDANVIYVGGGEANARGNVQPGEGLFVSTDAGKTWRHTLKLRAAVGDIEVDPGNAEIAYAAVLGSPFASGAERGVYRTRDGGQSWQQVLGIDADTGASDISIDAGNPRIVWAGSWQMRRTPWGMRSGGKGSGLWRSADGGETWTRLTAGEKGLPKGEWGKVGVAVSPADGQRIYALIEAEDGGLYRSDNGGDSFTRINDHWVLRQRAWYYMTLVPDPHNADVVWFPQVRMQRTLDGGKTVQPVGGFDHGDHHALWIDPSAPERMISGNDGGVELSVNGGVSWRKPNLPLGQFYHIDVDQRRPYHVGGTLQDMGTISGPIISLANGGSSMSDWRAVGGGEAGDFRYDLAQTGTVYAGEYSGYLSRYVEGTGQYRNISSVPDSTVGLPATDMRERFQWTAPIELSPQDPATIYHGANVLFRSRDRGETWTIISPDLSRNDKSKQGWSGGPITGDNTGVEVYSTIFAIDESALTPGEIWVGSDDGLVHISIDDGDSWQQITPKGLPVDATISSLRTSTHQAGRAYVVAHRYRLGDDRPYLYASDDRGRSWRNLASTLPQNMPLYAIAEDETDPAILYLGAERAIYASTDGGRHWRAIQLNLPPVAVVDLETAHGDLVLGTRGRGLYAFHDLAALRMALRGRSDQAQLATPAPATRWRRDQRWGEDNGSSNPPYGAIFSYYLPAKVDGELKLRILDKDGQLVRELSSTAKPRAGEKDDPDAPGEAPKPELSLDAGWHRVAWNLSYAGAQRLSGAKFFAGDPESGPLALPGSYRAELSGPNLALGTEVTVLADPRSPVDTAAMAEQLAFALQLRADLERTRLGIEWLRAAREQAADLSERLKDDQRHAELVAAARAVTADADSIEGQMHNPEAKVAYDFLRGPKGPQLYSKLAGLFSSAQDSDHAPSQGMRAQYARFSAELATREAAIAQMQGGSVATLEAAAAKASLPRLILPVRTGRQP, from the coding sequence ATGCTGCGCTGCGCCGTGTTCGTGCTGCTCGCGTCCCTGTCATCGTCGATCCTGGCCGCCGAGGCGCCCGATTCGCTGGCAGGTCTGGAATACCGGCAGGTGGGGCCGAATGCCGGCGGTCGTTTGACGCAGGTATCGGGGGTGATCGGTGATCCGCTGACCTGGTATCTGGCGGCAGCGCAGGGCGGTGTCTGGAAGAGCGTGGATGGCGGAGTCGCCTGGGCGCCGATCTTCGACAAGGTGCCCTCCAACTCGGTGGGTTCGCTGGCAGTCGCCCCCAGCGACGCCAATGTCATCTACGTCGGTGGCGGCGAAGCCAATGCCCGCGGCAACGTCCAGCCTGGCGAAGGTTTGTTCGTGTCCACCGATGCCGGCAAGACCTGGCGACACACGCTCAAGCTCCGGGCCGCTGTCGGCGACATCGAGGTCGATCCGGGCAATGCCGAGATTGCCTATGCCGCGGTGCTGGGTTCGCCCTTCGCCAGCGGTGCCGAACGCGGCGTCTATCGCACCCGCGACGGCGGCCAATCCTGGCAGCAGGTGCTCGGCATCGATGCCGACACCGGCGCCAGCGATATTTCGATCGACGCCGGCAATCCGCGCATCGTCTGGGCCGGCAGCTGGCAGATGCGACGCACGCCCTGGGGCATGCGCAGTGGTGGAAAGGGCAGCGGCCTGTGGCGCTCGGCCGATGGCGGCGAAACCTGGACCCGTCTGACCGCGGGCGAGAAGGGACTGCCCAAAGGCGAATGGGGCAAGGTGGGTGTGGCCGTGTCGCCGGCCGATGGCCAGCGCATCTACGCCCTGATCGAGGCCGAGGACGGCGGTTTGTACCGCTCCGACAACGGCGGCGACAGCTTCACCCGCATCAACGACCATTGGGTGCTGCGTCAGCGCGCCTGGTACTACATGACGCTGGTGCCCGACCCGCACAATGCCGATGTGGTCTGGTTCCCTCAGGTGCGCATGCAGCGCACACTCGATGGCGGCAAGACGGTACAGCCGGTGGGCGGCTTCGATCACGGCGACCATCACGCCCTCTGGATCGACCCGAGCGCGCCCGAGCGCATGATTTCCGGCAACGACGGCGGTGTCGAACTGTCGGTGAATGGCGGCGTCAGCTGGCGCAAGCCGAATCTGCCGCTGGGCCAGTTCTACCATATCGATGTCGATCAGCGCCGCCCCTACCATGTCGGCGGCACCCTGCAGGACATGGGCACCATCAGCGGCCCGATCATCAGCCTGGCCAACGGCGGCAGCTCGATGAGCGACTGGCGCGCGGTCGGCGGCGGCGAAGCCGGCGACTTCCGCTACGATCTGGCGCAGACCGGTACCGTCTATGCCGGCGAGTACAGCGGCTATCTCTCGCGCTATGTCGAAGGCACCGGACAGTACCGCAACATCTCCTCGGTACCGGACAGCACCGTGGGCCTGCCGGCGACGGACATGCGCGAGCGCTTCCAGTGGACCGCACCGATCGAGCTGTCGCCACAGGATCCAGCCACGATCTACCACGGCGCCAACGTGTTGTTCCGCAGCCGTGACCGCGGCGAGACCTGGACCATCATCAGCCCCGATCTGAGCCGCAACGACAAGAGCAAACAGGGCTGGTCCGGTGGTCCGATCACCGGCGACAACACCGGAGTCGAGGTCTATTCCACCATCTTCGCCATCGACGAGTCGGCCTTGACACCGGGCGAGATCTGGGTAGGCAGTGACGATGGTCTGGTGCACATCAGCATCGATGACGGCGACAGCTGGCAGCAGATCACGCCCAAGGGCCTGCCGGTGGATGCCACGATCTCCAGCCTGCGCACGTCCACCCACCAGGCTGGACGCGCCTACGTCGTCGCACATCGCTATCGCCTGGGTGATGATCGCCCCTACCTCTACGCCAGCGATGACCGCGGGCGCTCGTGGCGCAATCTGGCCAGCACCCTGCCGCAGAACATGCCGCTGTATGCGATTGCCGAGGACGAGACCGATCCGGCCATTCTCTATCTCGGTGCCGAACGGGCGATTTATGCCTCCACTGATGGCGGCCGCCACTGGCGCGCCATCCAGCTGAACCTGCCGCCCGTAGCCGTGGTGGATCTGGAAACCGCGCATGGCGATCTGGTGCTGGGCACCCGCGGGCGCGGCCTCTACGCCTTCCACGATCTGGCGGCCCTGCGCATGGCCTTGCGCGGCAGGTCCGATCAGGCGCAGCTGGCCACGCCGGCGCCGGCGACGCGCTGGCGCCGGGACCAGCGCTGGGGAGAGGATAATGGCAGCAGCAATCCGCCCTATGGTGCGATCTTCAGCTACTACCTGCCGGCCAAGGTCGACGGCGAACTCAAGCTGCGCATTCTCGACAAGGACGGTCAGCTGGTGCGCGAACTCAGCAGCACGGCCAAACCGCGAGCCGGCGAGAAGGATGATCCGGATGCGCCCGGCGAAGCACCCAAGCCCGAACTCTCGCTCGACGCCGGCTGGCACCGGGTGGCCTGGAATCTGTCCTACGCTGGCGCCCAACGCCTCAGCGGCGCAAAGTTCTTTGCCGGCGATCCGGAATCGGGGCCGCTGGCCCTGCCGGGCAGCTACCGGGCTGAGCTCAGCGGACCGAATCTGGCACTCGGCACCGAGGTCACGGTGCTCGCCGATCCACGCTCGCCGGTGGACACCGCTGCCATGGCCGAGCAGCTGGCTTTCGCCCTGCAGCTGCGTGCCGATCTGGAACGCACGCGACTGGGCATCGAATGGCTGCGCGCCGCGCGCGAACAGGCGGCTGACCTGAGTGAGCGCCTGAAGGACGATCAGCGCCACGCGGAACTGGTGGCGGCCGCCCGAGCGGTGACGGCCGATGCCGACAGCATCGAAGGCCAGATGCACAATCCCGAAGCCAAGGTCGCCTACGATTTTCTGCGCGGCCCCAAGGGCCCGCAGCTGTACTCCAAGCTGGCCGGATTGTTCAGCTCCGCGCAGGACTCCGACCACGCCCCCAGCCAGGGCATGCGCGCCCAATACGCCCGCTTCAGCGCCGAACTGGCCACCCGCGAGGCGGCGATCGCGCAGATGCAAGGCGGATCGGTAGCCACGCTGGAGGCCGCTGCGGCCAAAGCCAGTCTGCCGCGGCTGATCCTGCCCGTCAGAACCGGACGTCAGCCGTGA
- a CDS encoding oxidoreductase-like protein, with protein MPESLSDPRPTPPEKPLASDCCDSGCARCVFEVYAEARALYREELSAWQARQSGQDD; from the coding sequence TTGCCTGAATCGCTCAGCGATCCCCGCCCGACGCCGCCGGAAAAGCCCTTGGCCTCCGACTGCTGCGACAGCGGCTGCGCGCGCTGTGTGTTCGAGGTCTACGCCGAGGCCCGCGCGCTTTACCGTGAGGAACTGAGTGCATGGCAGGCACGCCAGTCCGGGCAGGATGATTGA